In Anaerolineae bacterium, the genomic stretch TTTTATCTCGCCTTGACCTCGGTGCGGAAAGGCGCCATGGTCTTCGTGGGCCTGGACAATTTCGCCACCATCTTCGCCAGCCGGCAGTTCTGGCACAGCCTGCAACTGACCCTGATCTTCGGAGCCTTCTACATTACGCTGACCATGTTTATCTCGTTCATCCTGGCGCTCATCTTCAACCGCGGGCTGAGCCTGGGTGGCTTATGCATGA encodes the following:
- a CDS encoding sugar ABC transporter permease, producing MYAVTEKTRARGWSRIFQQRSSQLYPYFLLAPALVLIGTVSLYPTLYSFYLALTSVRKGAMVFVGLDNFATIFASRQFWHSLQLTLIFGAFYITLTMFISFILALIFNRGLSLGGLCM